tatttatttaatttatttttaatatatttttatattttattaatatatattttatattaataaataatttaataacttatttttatatatatacacataacaTAATTATTGATCTTTtgttaaccaaaaaaaatattattgatctTTTACAAGTATTGaaagaaacaaattaaagaaattattttacttaatttgtaaatttttttagaaaaagtatgaggagccaatggaatatttgtacaatatgtacaatggaggtttatggagtattagagatataaccattagtgttacctttTCCTATCAGCTgaagtttttgggatgagtaATATCATAACATGGTATTAAAGCGCTAGATCCGGAAAGTCAAGAGTTCGATTTTTGGTGAACcccaatttttaaaaagatatttattattcCTAGTATTGGAATAGTTATTTTAGATAGTATGGgagatgttcattttataatttaataaccCGTACACATTATACAAAATAGTTCATTGTCTCTATAACCGGATTCTTTTATTCACTCATTTGTTATCATTTGAAATGATTTAtatgttatatttatattagattCTCTTTCTTCATTGAATATTAAATACTCATGATATTTACATTAAATGTATTGTTCAACGTTAATAttcagtttaattattttattgatctttatagttttattaaatttttagttagatctttatattttttttagttagatttttacactacttttaattttataattagattattttcatgtaaaaaatattaaaattaacataaaatttCTCTCAAAATATATGCGCTCAAagatctaattatatttttattatgaatatttttaatttgtaaataaatattaagttaattttaacatttttatactataaaaatctaattataaaactaaaaacaaCGAAGTAGGAtcgaactaaaaaaaatataaaaacttaattacaaatttgataaatttatagAGACCAACAAAATAGTTAAACTTTAATATTCTTAGGTATGTTTAAGGTTACTAATAGTAATTAATATTACTTATTGAAACAAAAATACTTTTCaatctatataaaaatattcaaaattatttctGTTATATATCCTCTCTCTTCAATAATTATGGGCTGTTTGGTATTATTATTGTTAGCTTACTTTTGAGTAACTAATATAATTTAGTTAATATgtgttttgaaaatatatattaaaattattaattaaaaatataaaaaagataaaaaaattaaatttatatatgtatttattgtatatttattaaaataaaaattaactaatttttaaaataacaacttaaaaaattatttaaatatatgaatttaattgaattattgtataaaattctttaatttgtcaatcaaaattaaaatgattttttattaaaaaaatttaccaaTTAATGAATTATATCTGAGCTTTTAGTCGTCACGTTGACTTTGTTTTTTTTCCATAATATCTATTAAACTGTCtcgtttattttttaatgtaatatttttaattgaattattaattatactgtaattaataaaaatattaaaaattattttactattttattgttTCATTAAGAGTTGTTTAGTAAAACTAAATTGTTTTTAGATTACTCTTGATTTATTTTAACTCTCTTATTAATTGTATATTATTCAAACAAAATGATAGATAAAAGAAACAAccgaaataaattaacaataaaacgaatgatttttgttataaaatttgcaTAGGAAAATTATATATGGCAAATATTATAATAGaataaagaataatataaaGTGACAAATAAAAAACGAAGATAATCTAAGAAAGAATagaatgacaaataaaaaacgaagatatatagtatattatatattaaataaaatttatattaagatACTGGATATAAATGATTGTATCATGTAAATGGATTTCATTTTAACCTTCTGACATCATATACATTTTTTACCTATAATGTATATATTAGCTATTTATTTAATGTATAAACACGGTTCATGTATGAAATATTAATggcaaaaaactggaaaaaacaataaatggcTACCTTAACTAAAATTCGCTCATATTCTCCCTTTTTAATATAAGTAAgaaatatatatgaatattttcctttcataaaatttttttaaataaatgtaaTGAGTCTATATGCATTTCCCTACTTTAATAAATTGAGAAATGAGGAATGTATATAGATTATAGACTCGTCACtcttatattaaataatagaaaaaaatttgataaaaggaaaaaaatatctcattatttattatgattttcaattagttatatatatatataatcaataaaaacattaaatttaattatttttatgtaaaattgataattgagagtcatttgatgatttaatagatttaactaaattatcatctaataACAAttcttaactattaattttacatgAAGATAACTACATGTAGAGATGACAATAGGTAATTATAGGAGCAAAGACCCTTCATTCCCCCACTCTCTATTCCTGTTTAAGAAATCGCCCTACATTCTGTCACGGGTCTCCATTATTTCCCTGCGAAGGAGGTAAATAATCAATGATATCCGTGGatattaaactttaaaaaataaaaaacttcaatcatgataaaattttatacaattcaactaaaatgtatcaaatcaaactcaattcaaaCACATTTAACATTACTAACCCAATTAACATTATTCAACTAAAACTCCAACAtacaaactaaaagaaaacgaaataaaaaaGTTTCTAACATAACAACATAACAAATCTTGGTCGACGATTATAACTTGGTGATAGTACTATACTCCGTTCTTATAATgatacaaatttaaataattagttagtataaatttagatattatgtatattattaatttgtttttaaatagaactaaaaaaagaaattaacatacactaacatcatatatatatatatatataaaggatatttaagtaattttattcTGGCAGAGATTTAGTCGGTTCTCATTGAGTGGGTACCTTAGTCCCCACCTCCGTCCCGTTAATTTGTGGGAACGACTAGTCTCCGTCCCCGTGGAGATTTAGCGgttctccattatttttctttctatcgCAGATAATTTCTGCGAATATCCGTGGGTTTAGATTTTTTATCATTCTAACTGCACGTGagtttttacttattttatcatacaaaaatattatttgtatactaaaatcaactactaatatatttagatataaatacatataagtACATgtgtgttttaatttatttttaacgcgtatttatattttaatatgtattttatactaataacaaattttaatgactaattttaatgtacacatAACATAATCGTTTATTATATACAtgtcatttttataaaatattttttatattagaaaaataagaaacatgaaaatttcCCCCTTATGTATgtaaaattctaataatataaattatatactgCATTATGTgcctataaatataaatataaattattaccaGTTAAatactaactaaaaataataatatttattatgacattgataaaaaaaaaatatgaggtCAATTATGACATAAAGGTGATAATTAGTGAGGAGAGCCTTGATAATCTTGTGAACAATCTATTGGCAGCTAATTGTTACcgtttttttattataagtcctgttatttttttacttaaaaagatGATgtcaatacaaaaataattaactaaatttatgagtcaaaaataagaatttagTGCTAGAATAGATATTACATCAGAATctaaagataataaattaaatatttacatAGTCTACGATATCATAATAGgtatttcacttttttttattattatatatcattaaTCATTAATATTATGAAGAAGTACTTGCCATACGTAGAGGATATGCTTCAATAATTCACTCTATAAATTAGACTTTTCACTAGACTCATATTGTTCATACATACATAGATACACTAGAAGAGTAAGAGAAATCCAGtgtattgacaaaaaaaattctgaaattttcattttctgGTTTGCTGTCCATCAGATCTCTTATTCGGTATATGTTAATTCTCTTTCATGTAATCTCCTTACTTTTGTAAAAAGTAGTGAACTTCATACATATATTTCAATGTAATGAGATATATGGATGTCGATTTTTTCATTagtgttttttaattttgtaattttttttaattttatcttctttcttgatatatatatatgttctcAACTtttcatttgtatttttaatttttcagtattttttatttttattaatatagatTAACTTTTCATTCAAAAcacaattttttgaaaattttttaaaataaaataaaatattatttttcaaaacaaattatttttatattatttttatacccatatattttttggataaaaaaaatcagataaACCTATCTTAATTTTGGACCAAATCATAATGGACCAACTCTAATTTAAGTTGTAATGGAATGAATCTGTAATTTAATCTCTTAAAATTTTGTCGTGTTAATGAATTAACTAAAATTCTATTCGATGCATTTTGATTCActcacaacaaaaataaaataatgaaaacacaAGTTGaagtataaaaacaaaaaaaaaattgataagtcaaatgtattaaataaataattctatctgatattctaattttgttaaaaaaatatattttaataaataatgttaaaattattttttaaaagtattttattttatttatttaaaattttttatctaataatttacaaaccgattaatatttttatttatttttattttttatttatagattATTACTGAACatcttttaatattgattgtgtatcatatttttttcattgaccatacataaaattaatgatgtagaattattaattttgattttagtttgactgattttaattttaataattttaataaattttttaagatgataaattaaatatattaataaatatattatttttattcacaaTTAGACAATATGTGATACTcatttaataaattaacataTGAAATagaagacaaaaattaaaaagaaatttttgttaCATTCTTATCATGAATTtgttttgaataataatattttctttttattattacttttgcTTCTGATACATTGCTCCTGATACAGGTTTATTAGCGATCTCATATAGTGCCGTCTTAACTTCTCTTTCTTTAAATATTGGATAATGAGAACTAATTCAATTTTTACGACCATAAACAATTCTCAAGGTAACACATACACCATACTAATTGTTGTCTACTATGTCATTACTCTTGATTTTGTGACTTATATATGatatttgttattttcaatttttctatAATGAAAAGTTTAGAGACAATctttttatatcaataatttttaatattttttatttcataaatttttaatcctaaaattaaaattaaattaataaaaaaaagacaatattctcttatttaaaattttttgcattTTATTCTCAGTCATCTCTCAGtcttaatttttacttttttcgtGTTTAGCTTTTACATATATCCATAGTATATCATCAGTCTCGTTCATCTTTTTCAATTCTCgtattattctattctatttttCTGTAAGGTTATTTTTCTACATTTCTTTTGCTCAATCTTTTTTgtgttgatttttttgttttattttgccCCTGCTTGATTTGCATAGTCTTTATTgcgcttttattttgttttgcatTGTCACTGTtactattttattgttattaaaattggtatttttttagatatgttTTTGGATCTCGTGCTATTGTTGAAGTTTATGTCTTTTAGATCTGTTCTTTTATCATTTCTTTTGCTAGATTTATTGTGGTAAAATATTGATCAATTTTTTGTGGCTAATAATATTGTTTAAATCTATTGTTTAAATATATGTTGTATATAATGTTTAAATTTGTatataagtattttaattttgatattgaagagtgattataaatttttttaggattttttttttaactgagAGTCTGGTAAAAAAATATAGCATTGAttctcttattttaaaattctaaacttAAATATATGATGTGTTCGGTTTGTGATATCacagaaaataataatcaaCAGGGTCAAGGGAACAGGCGAAACGCAGCACAAGGGAGAATGAGAATTTTCACTACTCCTTTATCAACTTCTGATACTGGTGGTAATAATAATTCGACATTGTTTTTTGAAAGTTTTTCTTCCTCAGCTATTGTCTCCCAAGAAAACAGAGAGACTTCTATTATGTTCCCAATTAACAATAACAATCCTGCTGCTGAAATAATCCACATCAATGACGAAGAACCAGATCTTGAATCATCATTTATAGAAGGCAATCTTAATTCTTTCTCTTCAATTTTACCAACAATGGAACAAACCAATCAAGATGCCTCAAATCTTTTAACATTACAAAGAAATTTGAGAATCAACACCGCCAACAACAACAACCGACAAGATGGTGTGTCACTTGATTTATCCTTACACCAGTTTGGCGGTGATGGCGGTGGCAGCTCTTCTACTATGGATGTCATCAGTGGCAGcgctggtggtggtggaggtggaGATGGTCTCTTGACGAGCGTTCTCAACAATACTTCTACTAGGCGCATCATGCCTATCAAAAGAACTGCACCTGATTATGCTCGCCGAGAGTTTACAGTGGGTGAGAGCTCAAGTGCCGGTGGTGCTGGTGGTGGATCTGTTGCTCAACCTATGGCAGCCCCCAAGCGCCGCCCCACCGCTAATGAAAATGCGGCGCTGCGCGTTTCATCATCATCTAATACCTGCACTTGTACCCCTTCTCCCACTTGCGCTCTCCATGCTTCCGCCAATAATAATCTTTCTTCATCTTCCAGGGAACAACCCCATGAAACtgctaacaacaacaacaaccccCAAAATGTTGTTCGTGTTCCTTCTAGTTTGTGGCCAATTTCTGAGGTGCAACGAGCTCTTCAGTCTGATAGCTTTCAAGTCCTTCAACCTACTGCTACTActactcctcctcctcctcctcctcctcctagtagtagtaataataacaataataacacaACACTTGGTATTATGCAACTTGGTGATGGTTCCTTTATTTACCCCCAACCTGTTTTTGATAGtagccaccaccaccaccaaatcCACCATGGCCACCAGCACACGCCAATTAATTCGTTATACCACCAAGGCTATCAACGTTTTTTCTCCACTGCTGGCACTTCTCCATTCCGCCCGGCCTCAATCAATTACATGGAgaatcttcctcctcctcatcatcatccgtatgccggttcttcttcttcttcttcgtctccTTCCCCTCTTCCTTGGAGCACCGTGATTAGGCCAAGGGCTGTTCCTGTGTCTCTCACTCACCGAGTTGGAGGAAGTAATAGAGAATCTAACAACACCAGAAACAACTATCCTTTTTCTTCTCCTGCTGGAAGGGGAACAATCACTGTGACTCAGAATCGTggaaactcatcatcatcaagctTATTCCCCGGTGGGTCTCCTTCAACACGGCTACTCGAAAGCCTTGTACAAAACGCTGGTACCCCTTCTTCTGGATCTGGCGGTGGTCAGAATAATACAGCAGGTACTACCGTTGGAGCTGTTCCTGCAGTTCAGCAGCTGTCGAACGTTGCTCGTGCATGGATTCGAAGGCTGAACGCTCATGATGAGGCCTTGACGAGAACGTCACAATCTTCTACCCCTGATATTACTCCTCACAGGGCACTGCGAGCTTCTCCTATTGCTGAGATGTATAATTTGCCTACTTATTTTGCTGATGATTCAAGAAGGCTTAGACAAGAggtacatatataataattaatactcTTGTTTCAGTAATCTATGAGTCTCTCTATTTATTATTTGCCATTTACTGAATTGCTCTTTACAACAGATCCGCACTGCCATTGATCATTTGCGTAATGGAGGTTCCGTCCGACTGGAGGTACGATAGTTAGTTAGGGTTTTATGTATGATTAAGACTATTCATACCAATTGAAGATAATCGTTTGAAATTATTAAACGATTTTACTTGTAAGACTAATATAACACATTTATATTaactatgaaaaatattaaaaatcaacACTTTTCTACCAACAAATTAGCTAGtaattaaacataatatttgAAAGGGAAatcaaataaaactaatttaatgatTATTAGCGATCGACGGTGGTAGTTGATGGTTGATTGATGATGGTAGTAAATTGtatgttagaaaaaaaataatttaaaaaaaaattatacatgaaTAAGTTTTTCTGTGTGCTAACAAAAATGGActtatttattgttaatttgttgGTATAGAtgtttaactattatttttataagatGATAGTTTTGTATAAATaactactaattttttaaaattctaaatctctatattatcattaatttatttACAAATGTATGTGTCTTGTATATAGGAACTTTTAATTCTTGATTACTCCATTGTGCTGAACTTGCTTGACAACATTgaggaggaagaggatgatGTTCCGCAGCAGTTTTATGAGGTGAAAgctatatatatgaattgagCTTAGTTCATgcttttgtaattttaaaataaacatctTTACTTGTTGGCAGGACGTTGATTAcagtttgcaaaaaaaaaaatgatttctgATAATAACTTAGTCATCAAAAGCATTGCGATCTTTATTTGTAAGCTTTTATGATGTGATAGATTTCGTTTAGATAGTACTGATAAAATTACTATtacatttaatattattaaaacatCCAATATATTTGAAAGATCATATAGTATTAAGTTAAAAACCTTAGAAGTAGGCCAAACCCATTTTTGCTTAAAATCACTATTACTTTCAATGACTTATTAGAAATTATTGTTTGATGATCTAAATCCACATTGTCATAATGTTAGACCATAAAGAACAAAAGAATTGTAGAAGGATACTTGAACTTATCAGTATGTATATGAATGAGAACTGGGGTTTCGGAAGTTAACATGAGTACTTGATTTTGACTAGAGGTAGTTTTTCGATTTTCATTCAATAAAAGTTTcttgtatttttgttaattagtGTTGAACAACAAGGTCTTCTCATGGATAAGAATTGTAAAAACGGCTTTAGTATGGTGATTGAAACCCTAAAATGACTTTATATTTGGCTATAtatagttataaaaaaaattatatcatttgcTTATTATGATGATGAAAACATTGAATTTGCAGTATCTGGGAGACGGGCAGCGAGTGACCAACCCCGATTTAGGACTGACGGAAACTGAGGTTGCAATATGTATTGGACGGGAAATTTTCCAAACTGTTGGTGAGCAGCCTCAGAACATTGATGCATGCGGCATATGTCAGGTGAGCCCTAATGTTAGggagacaaaaaaataatttgaacttatcttatttagtatatattaatcattacaataattaataataaatgttaaataaagcAAGTATTGAGTGTTTttagctaattttttatttgttatcaaACATTTCTGTCAGAATGACACCAACTACATTACattctttaatttataaaagCTCACTCATTGAATAAATCTTTTATACGTATAAATACAtgttaaatacaaaatttatattaaaatttaattttaaaataaattgatttatgtttcataattttttcaaaagtaaTTTTAACAGAAAGCAACTAATTATCATTTGTCtctcccaaaataaaaataattttcacaaCTATATGTGCAAAGTGCGTATCTATGATCTATGTGTCTAGTATCTACCTCTTGATTTATTGCTATTTAACATAGAATTTCCGTAACCATTTTCAGGAGGACTATGTTCACGGTGAAGAGCTTGGGAGATTGGATTGTGCGCACAGATATCACCTTTCTTGCATCAGGCAGTGGTTGCTCATCAAGAACAGATGCCCAATCTGCAAGAAAATGGCTCTCACCATCATAGACTTGGAGGACGACGAGGACGATGATGAGTGATCAGAAATGTTTGTTGGACTCATTTTGAATAAAATGGCCATGGTGCTAGaaactttgttttatttttcatgttgtTGTCTTGGTCTACCTTATGCTTGAGACCGTACATTGTGCCTTTAGCCATTGGTTTTGTTTTTCAAGGATTGGATGCTTTGGTTAAACATTGGTTGACAATATTGCTAAATTTGAAACGCCATTCGACTAATGCTCTCGTTATTACTTATTTTCACAATTATAAGTTTATAACGCTGCCTCCTTTGacatattatattatatgtcGTTTATGCATTGTTGAATATATATAATCAGGGTGTTAGAATGAGCCGGGATGAACTCAGTTCGTCGCAGCAGCTTCCTTGATCGACGCGGTGGTTCCTACAAAAGGACTCTACCACTCAAGTTAAAAGAGTCTATGAGATAAAGTATGGTAATGTGATGTGTAGGAGTCTTAAGTATGATATTAGATCATGTCTGAAGAACTAATATATAGTTTTTCAACTTGCATTCTTAAGATTGTTATTTTGAGGCCTTTAGACTGGTGTGGCTTGGGTTATAGGTTGGATGTCTTTTCGTTTGTTTCTTGAAATTGGGACTCTTGAAATTGGGACTGAGATTGAGAGACTCAAATTGAGTATTATATTTGCTAAGGAAAAATATaggtagataataaaaatattaaacaatgtgaataattgatatattagatgttcattttactaggtgtgcggatggttattctaatatGAAGATTTAGAGGGGTAATTTGGAGGTGTAGTGTGTTTTGATTTGATTGGTAgttgttcatgttgttcaaaaaaattattggttaCTTAACATAATCCATTTGGTAATTAGAGATTGaaactaaaatttcagtctaaaaaaatagtatctttaatattttcaaaatatagaaacacaagagactaaaattttttaatttggatcctccaaattttgaattttcactttAGAAGGTAAAGTGTGATCCCTCATCCTTAAATGAtttctctcatatttttttttaatcctacttataaaataaatggtgagagattacactttattctttaaaataaaattcaaaatttagagtatcaaaatccaaaatttgtaggaatataaattaaaactttattaatatttctttttaaaatacttttgtgctgtattttttttactatctaTGTCACTCAATGAGTATTTGTCTAGGAGATCTTGTCAAACTAACTTTTTGAGGTATTTGACTATGATATAATCATGTATGGTATATGTTCGTATCTCTGATATAAGGTacaatattttgatttgtccGCATATCTCCGATCTTagtaaattctaattttttttggaggTTTGATTAATTTGGAGTGCATGATGTCCTTGATTATATTCTCCCTTTTGATATTGAATGGTGTGTATGTGTCGAACTTCAGAGTTAATTTGAATAACTTCCGATTGTGTCTATTGTTTTGGTTTTTGTTTCGTCTGTCGTCTTCTCGATCAGTTTGGGAATGGTTTCTCTTCCTTTTAAATTTGGCGGAGTTCTTATATCTCCATTTGAcctactatttttttttcaaaaatcggcCAATGTATGTCTTTGATTTTGCTACTACGATGGTCTCATAGAATTTTTCTATAGACAAAAGCCGCTCTTTAAAGCTTGGAAGTGAACGTCCGGGTTGAGATTTGGAATCTTCATAGTCATCTTAGCAAACCTTGTCATGTAATCCTTAAATTTTTGTGTTAGTTTTGCTTTATGGTGTTGAGGTAATTAGAGTCGTGTACACAAATTTTTGCCGCTGCAAAATTGTTGACAAATAGGTCGGCGAGTTCGTCAAAATTTAATACTGAACCAAAAAATAAACTAGAAAAACATATCAAGGTAGCACCGTTTAGAAAGATAGAAATAAACGAAAAAGTATTGGATCAGAGCACCGTGAAATGTATAGCATATCTTTGTCGAAGGTTAAACGCGTCTTTACTTGAAATAGATGAGATATATTTCAACTTTAAGAGAACTGACAGTGGTGGATATATGTAAAGACACTccgatttatttaatttgttcagGTTCCGATTTATGGGTATATTTGGATAGTTAATGGATCAACTCTCATTTAACTTTTCAATTCCAAATCTACTCCTCACTCTCTATAATTTTCTTAAACCAAACATGATATTAACACataatttagtttaataaattttacattaaaCACAATACAAAAActtaatttagtctttattttttaatttttatctgtCAGTCTCAATctcttttctaaaataattcatttaaaatattactttttttttgccAACATTAGCAATTATTTNNNNNNNNNNNNNNNNNNNNNNNNNNNNNNNNNNNNNNNNNNNNNNNNNNNNNNNNNNNNNNNTTTATGTTAATGTTGTAAGTGTAAGAAGCGTATGAAATTAGtcctacataaaaaaaataagaaagagtgaagagtttataagatgagagacccattaacttaTTATCTTAAGATTTTGAGTTGGATAtaatatcttctcatcttatgttatCTCACTTGATTTCTCTTCGAAATTCTTCGGTAGTCGAAAGTTCCCATTCCCACGGTGGCCCAACAATTTAATGAGGcttcacatatatatatttaatataaaatttaaaactcaatatttattttaatagatTAATAAATTACTCATTAAATTAGCTCAAGTTAAATGATCTAGccactttttaatttatatatgaaagGAAAAATGATGTAAAACGCAGTTATGGAATGTATAAATGCTTTACGCAGTTGTGGTGTCAGATCTTTTCatttgtgtttaaaaatttaaaaaaaattgcagtACACAAATCGAACTGTCCGTCCGATTTGTATTTTagacaattaaaaaattttaatattaaaatcagACTATCTaatttatgttttcaaaataaaaaaacatttaaaagtACAAATTAGACCCTTCGATTTTTTCTCtcacacaaatcggaccgtccgatttgtgttcttaatttttttaataaaaaaatcaaacaatctatttttttcactttatagtttaaaaaaaaaaaactgttacTACATTTATGTCTAATACCACTTAATTTCATAACTATGCACAACACATACACAATTTACATATCCAAAAAATGAGCCTGATCTAGCACATGGCTTTGCTGAATATGCGAATAAAAGCCTCGTCTTCATGTCTAAAAGATGAAAATGCGAAAAAAGTGCTTGCTTGCCTTGTTAAATGTAACGGTTGGTCGTATGCTATGAAAAACTTTATTAACCTGTTTCTAGGGCTATAATAAGGAAGTCATTGCCTTGTACATGTTAAATGTAACAGTTGGCCTTAAGCTATTAAAAGCCTTAATATTAACCTGTTTCTAGGGCTATAATAAATAAGTCAAAGCAAATTTATGACCTCAAGGTCAATTcattaataattcaataaattCAATTGTAAATTAGTGAGTTAAGTTTGATactgaaattaaatttatagattAAATAAGttgagttaaaatttaaataagctTAGCTTAATAGTAATACATAattattgttcataccctggcctaATAATTAAGGCCCAGGATTAAGCAAAAGGCCTAA
The Arachis duranensis cultivar V14167 chromosome 5, aradu.V14167.gnm2.J7QH, whole genome shotgun sequence genome window above contains:
- the LOC110280903 gene encoding probable E3 ubiquitin-protein ligase HIP1 → MMCSVCDITENNNQQGQGNRRNAAQGRMRIFTTPLSTSDTGGNNNSTLFFESFSSSAIVSQENRETSIMFPINNNNPAAEIIHINDEEPDLESSFIEGNLNSFSSILPTMEQTNQDASNLLTLQRNLRINTANNNNRQDGVSLDLSLHQFGGDGGGSSSTMDVISGSAGGGGGGDGLLTSVLNNTSTRRIMPIKRTAPDYARREFTVGESSSAGGAGGGSVAQPMAAPKRRPTANENAALRVSSSSNTCTCTPSPTCALHASANNNLSSSSREQPHETANNNNNPQNVVRVPSSLWPISEVQRALQSDSFQVLQPTATTTPPPPPPPPSSSNNNNNNTTLGIMQLGDGSFIYPQPVFDSSHHHHQIHHGHQHTPINSLYHQGYQRFFSTAGTSPFRPASINYMENLPPPHHHPYAGSSSSSSSPSPLPWSTVIRPRAVPVSLTHRVGGSNRESNNTRNNYPFSSPAGRGTITVTQNRGNSSSSSLFPGGSPSTRLLESLVQNAGTPSSGSGGGQNNTAGTTVGAVPAVQQLSNVARAWIRRLNAHDEALTRTSQSSTPDITPHRALRASPIAEMYNLPTYFADDSRRLRQEIRTAIDHLRNGGSVRLEELLILDYSIVLNLLDNIEEEEDDVPQQFYEYLGDGQRVTNPDLGLTETEVAICIGREIFQTVGEQPQNIDACGICQEDYVHGEELGRLDCAHRYHLSCIRQWLLIKNRCPICKKMALTIIDLEDDEDDDE